A genomic region of Anopheles coustani chromosome 3, idAnoCousDA_361_x.2, whole genome shotgun sequence contains the following coding sequences:
- the LOC131261351 gene encoding uncharacterized protein LOC131261351 — protein sequence MATREKKARSVTADSPTPSLGSANSGSSSNISTIAINIGNTVVTGSGGATSSGGGGGVDGGSASAPTTPTSSRKGATTATNVNSVGVSATTGNVGGSGGSTASSSSSSTTRASLSRAKSKQLLLSDEPAASNDDPVPLASPSEGSTNTVVTTPTRATRRGGSIAREDSVGPDANASSAVASATQSSKEKEDMPQSAAAGTSKDHTKSPAIGARQRAAAAAAAAAAKTSKQSVAKNPTSTTDKHRKHRVVALKRTLLKRKGKKIIGKPILGKKGVARRQLAASAAAKTSSARATVAMPTKKEVTTATSPTSSSAKEDTDLLSTPSLRNGKPRNSDSPVAKRKSVGAALKREINKSPDPLTVTPAQVKIERRRSSSMPKSEDGDAAGFEFKRELLDDEVRCKIVDKMAEAFNGRKQEVTTPGGTLRRSMRQRKSTTRDKDEFATPRLKGAGSLVDIKVEPAESTEEGEVDIGGTAQPTAPLTIDTGEEAEGLKDEEPTAASTSSSSSSGSVGTAGNVVVGEGTEPVEKDPSLSPELISEGVSELSVKECYSEPAFLENNLGIEKDPKLGEIVQGRFRCDKVSDASGGACEEDEEEAVVEEVKMNASGGGDDDDVVVVQEEEEEEDKEEEVHVQESVAAVEDEEVKDDGNEAEVPVVVADSTMEASDRIVGETVESVEGDKEQKEDDEKMIVDEDQQPLPAVAKDENDEDVTPPEIEMVEITENRDEDDAMEEEDVEVVVELDSGKADSDSETVASERVEESVAKEADKNENEADVEMNEEPTVEVVEEVVNEVSKDATEDKVMEVVVEEAVEIGDKEKSPPAEQTLGDEKSKTASEDVAEVATVPTEADKSGTASPARLERPISKTPTESNGTTVASVGESEQSNGNNQQTPRTQKVAASATTTTPKAKSTAGGGTAVPTPTGSGSGKETKSKSRATKEKTKDDEKTREEKLRQEKLRVEEKVREEKLRAEMRLKEELLHQKDGIPIVVLENGTADEVPSAIGGRSPASSRAEGKDSPNPAGDKAIGGGVEKEQKTDPAVTALIALPAITILKKETGTSNVAAGTPKRKLSKDAAETGTGLVGQKLQAELEILPIPAEPTGKEEKQQSVKEPTVVPTSSVDSVESPLQIISKSEQAAAAVTITVAKAVEGVADGNKSPLPPATSSSSSAALTITKIEDERGSATPSPNGSGDEKKLKRTAAAVAAGSTLVAQLPADKASIVVVTGKEEVAPPALRLLEESDDVAKQKESHLKNLGLLTIRAACEEKQRRAEQKPSAPDGLSGDGTTSAGGGEGWLAGAIGSGQPGSAGSNGSGTGASGGRNGSNKSARGSRDEYTVSMKTTVLCGKGGAGGSGRGEKRKQQRMPLKMTFQKGKGKGASAGAAGGGSVAVRDSSNGSGTSSNGSAAAGYGTDGGSNGDTFYTIHNNELDQHSSNSSDGHSHRDSSTGGRKAHSRSHTTDGVNLSDSVGESSAVDKAIQKSLVIPEKASSFNVHPERLCQDQCFYCGGKFGLYDTPCHIAAIKSTERQQKILLAESKITLDSCLCDACFRHVDRKANYPSQKKKTASSGPQQQQNSASTGSSSTSASGGNTSQSTVSPIVIKMTTNKDGSTSITGQQQNHHHQPMVIDDGSGVPGAGNAREICAVRQCTAHAMQSLRRKWVLKMKRKIGKQLDINLEQAARATTENISICNRHYEQISHLMICAMCTKPLQRNHVYHMYNNIPQLERLLQQQGIDIRLSSSELVVCKLCRHYANLMFKPPDPKSQKAQFIKNYKRRLCTARQRDVNELSELPLEVEVQSVDSLDGLTSDGVAPALSTVDIVISDGEDDDVEDDEVEEYRDPLQQQQQPLSQQKLAKVSELFSMGENSVSLRRRGSSRKSPDVSIIENSGSSSSSSSMAQMSDRLGEITIIPTTKTYAASAQHQNQQQSRDDNFDMTRALKSNPNISMRELFPGEEELGIHVNIPFSSSTARTPEGWTKVTSTIQYDDNTRALWDELQKPYGNQSSFLRHLILLEKYFRNGDLILSPQAKTSATTYSEAVQSRLRSFDNVPTLSSPPALASLTPANVTHQDKTSNIFQQFSSATITIVPASKARARVPSSSATNAGTGNSNNSSDGASLSTVGPVSLLKSNNLRPSGSSDKASANSLKRKLSNEGKPVAATAVAIPPNFGTSGGGIVSKVAKLDEPKAASSAPPELISINRKSNIPVTTVPTASLVASTSGAVPPPPPLKQQSLLQQPTAMQQQSQAKRSPPSYAASTSTNAGSQQEQQREIIQMPEHLTESEREEATAKPWRPTLLPIAPGAVESLKYGPLYQTADGRLLPMLVQVMSGGKPYHISIDDYNRMCILRREKLLQQQHNNNNTQSTTAAMATAATAATISTMATKRALQAPGIRPSGTSGTTATGGTSSAVSLLPPALRLSVPSVENSPIGTGVTTITPATTSTRLVQLPNQILEQNSLIPIAGSSRLGSAGSAQQKQHSSSSGSNSSLTVTMTTAINSNNLSKSATSSSSSNAVKPLTLPNSTTVYPMVISANTISLPSASTASSSTSSSSALASIGSAGGPLGMMFSQASSIGRSNASATSLVLTQQHPTTAPSLTNNTVNLSVNSSSSNSSSGNNPLDLLLKGGSHVTQSQLQAFAAAAANGNATVTGTLLDNSPAQLLSKIPKSLTVIPQQKQRSMSRVSSHEDQHSA from the exons ATGGCCACACGAGAAAAGAAGGCCCGATCGGTGACCGCAGATTCTCCTACACCCTCACTCGGCAGCGCAAACAgtggaagcagcagcaacattagCACGATCGCCATAAACATAGGCAATACAGTAGTAACAGGCTCCGGTGGAGCGACCagtagtggtggtggaggtggtgtaGATGGTGGAAGCGCTTCAGCACCAACAACGCCAACATCAAGCAGAAAAGGAGCTACGACAGCGACAAATGTAAACAGTGTAGGCGTCAGTGCGACAACTGGAAACGTTGGTGGTAGTGGAGGTAGTACAGCatcttcttcctcttcgtcGACGACGCGGGCATCCTTAAGTCGGGCAAAGTCAAAGCAGCTGCTGCTCAGCGACGAACCAGCGGCTAGCAACGACGATCCGGTTCCACTCGCTTCGCCCTCTGAAGGATCCACCAACACCGTCGTCACGACACCGACCCGCGCGACACGCCGTGGAGGAAGCATCGCGCGGGAAGATTCGGTCGGGCCGGATGCAAATGCGTCTTCGGCGGTGGCCTCAGCAACTCAGAGTTCAAAGGAGAAAGAAGACATGCCCCAATCTGCGGCGGCCGGTACGTCGAAGGATCACACCAAGTCTCCGGCAATCGGGGCCCGGCAGcgggcggcggcagcggcagcggctgCAGCAGCCAAAACCAGCAAGCAGTCGGTAGCGAAAAATCCTACCAGCACCACTGATAAGCACAGGAAACACCGGGTTGTAGCCCTCAAGCGTACCCTGCTCAAACGAAAGGGTAAAAAGATCATTGGAAAGCCGATCCTCGGCAAGAAGGGTGTCGCGAGAAGACAGTTGGCAGCGTCGGCGGCAGCAAAAACCTCGTCAGCGCGAGCCACTGTCGCCATGCCAACGAAAAAGGAAGTCACCACCGCCACCTCGCCGACCAGCTCGTCGGCCAAAGAGGACACCGATCTCCTTAGTACGCCCAGCCTGCGCAACGGGAAGCCCCGTAACTCGGACAGTCCCGTGGCAAAGCGCAAGTCGGTCGGTGCGGCACTAAAACGTGAGATCAACAAATCGCCCGATCCACTGACGGTCACACCGGCACAGGTTAAGATCGAGCGGCGACGGTCCAGCTCGATGCCCAAGTCGGAGGACGGTGATGCCGCTGGGTTCGAGTTCAAGCGCGAACTGCTCGACGATGAGGTGCGCTGTAAGATAGTGGACAAGATGGCCGAAGCGTTCAATGGACGCAAGCAGGAGGTGACGACACCGGGGGGCACGCTGCGCCGTAGCATGCGCCAGCGGAAGAGTACCACCCGGGATAAGGATGAATTCGCAACGCCACGGTTGAAGGGTGCCGGTTCGCTGGTAGACATCAAAGTCGAGCCAGCGGAATCAACGGAGGAAGGTGAAGTTGATATTGGTGGCACTGCGCAACCGACGGCACCGTTAACGATCGATACGGGAGAAGAAGCGGAAGGGTTGAAGGACGAAGAACCTACGGCCGctagcaccagcagcagcagtagtagtgGTAGTGTTGGCACCGCGGGAAATGTGGTTGTAGGGGAGGGAACCGAGCCTGTGGAGAAGGATCCATCGCTCAGCCCGGAACTGATCAGTGAGGGTGTGTCGGAGCTGAGCGTGAAGGAGTGCTACAGCGAGCCGGCCTTCCTGGAGAACAATCTCGGTATCGAGAAGGATCCGAAGCTGGGCGAAATCGTGCAGGGGCGCTTCCGGTGCGATAAGGTTAGTGACGCTAGTGGTGGTGCTTGTGAGGAGGATGAGGAAGAGGCAGTTGTGGAGGAGGTGAAGATGAACGCtagcggtggtggtgatgatgatgatgttgttgttgtgcaggaggaggaggaagaggaggacaAGGAGGAGGAAGTGCATGTACAGGAATCGGTTGCGGCCGTAGAGGACGAGGAAGTGAAGGACGACGGCAACGAAGCGGAAGTACCCGTGGTGGTTGCCGATTCGACGATGGAAGCTTCCGACCGTATCGTGGGGGAGACCGTGGAGAGTGTGGAGGGAGACAAGGAGCAGAAAGAAGACGATGAGAAAATGATCGTCGATGAGGATCAGCAGCCTTTGCCTGCTGTGGCGAAGGATGAAAACGATGAGGATGTTACTCCACCGGAGATTGAAATGGTAGAAATCACGGAAAACAGAGATGAAGACGACGcaatggaggaggaggacgtaGAAGTTGTGGTAGAATTGGACAGCGGAAAAGCGGACTCTGATTCCGAAACGGTTGCCTCGGAGCGCGTAGAAGAAAGTGTAGCGAAGGAAGCGGATAAAAATGAGAACGAAGCGGATGTGGAGATGAATGAAGAACCTACGGTcgaggtggtggaggaggtggtgaACGAAGTATCGAAAGATGCCACTGAGGACAAGGTGATGGAAGTCGTTGTAGAAGAGGCAGTAGAAATTGGTGACAAGGAGAAATCGCCACCGGCGGAACAAACGTTGGGCGATGAAAAATCAAAGACTGCGTCAGAGGATGTGGCAGAGGTGGCTACTGTCCCAACGGAAGCTGATAAGAGTGGAACAGCGTCACCGGCTCGTCTCGAGCGACCAATTTCCAAAACGCCCACCGAAAGCAATGGCACCACCGTTGCCTCTGTTGGCGAGAGTGAACAATCAAACGGAAACAATCAACAAACACCACGCACGCAGAAGGTGGCCGCGAGTGCTACGACGACGACACCGAAGGCAAAGTCCACGGCAGGTGGTGGCACTGCGGTACCGACACCGACCGGTAGTGGTAGTGGTAAGGAAACCAAGTCAAAGTCACGCGCTACTAAGGAAAAGACCAAGGACGATGAAAAGACACGTGAAGAAAAGTTGCGTCAGGAGAAGCtgcgtgtggaggagaaggttCGGGAAGAGAAGCTGCGGGCCGAGATGAGACTGAAGGAGGAACTGCTGCACCAGAAGGATGGTATACCGATAGTAGTGCTGGAGAACGGAACCGCCGATGAAGTGCCAAGCGCGATCGGTGGAAGAAGTCCTGCATCGTCGCGGGCGGAGGGTAAAGACTCACCAAATCCAGCGGGGGATAAAGCAATCGGTGGAGGTGTTGAGAAAGAGCAGAAGACTGACCCCGCCGTGACGGCGCTGATTGCATTGCCTGCCATTACGATTTTAAAGAAGGAAACTGGCACCAGCAACGTTGCCGCCGGAACGCCGAAAAGAAAGCTCTCGAAAGATGCAGCGGAAACGGGAACCGGGCTGGTGGGTCAGAAGCTCCAAGCGGAACTAGAGATATTGCCCATCCCGGCAGAGCCGACGGGTAAGGAGGAGAAGCAACAATCCGTCAAGGAACCCACGGTTGTGCCAACATCTTCCGTCGATTCCGTCGAGTCACCGTTGCAGATCATATCGAAGAGTGAACAGGCCGCCGCAGCCGTCACGATCACCGTGGCGAAGGCGGTTGAGGGTGTCGCTGATGGCAACAAGTCGCCGTTACCACCGGCcacctcatcatcatcctcggcGGCGCTGACTATAACAAAAATCGAAGACGAACGTGGTAGCGCAACTCCTTCCCCGAATGGAAGTGGCGATGAAAAGAAGCTTAAACGGACGGCGGCTGCGGTGGCGGCGGGTAGCACTCTTGTGGCCCAACTTCCCGCCGATAAGGCAtcgatcgtcgtcgtcaccgGTAAGGAGGAAGTGGCTCCACCCGCCCTCCGGCTGCTCGAAGAATCCGATGACGTGGCGAAACAGAAGGAATCCCACCTGAAGAACCTTGGGCTGCTGACGATTCGGGCGGCATGCGAAGAAAAGCAACGCCGAGCGGAACAGAAACCATCCGCCCCGGATGGTTTGTCCGGCGATGGGACAACGTCGGCGGGCGGGGGAGAGGGATGGCTTGCGGGTGCTATCGGCAGCGGTCAGCCCGGCAGCGCCGGTAGCAACGGAAGCGGAACAGGTGCCAGCGGCGGTCGTAACGGGAGCAATAAATCAGCGCGTGGCTCGCGCGACGAATACACGGTTTCGATGAAAACGACCGTGCTTTGCGGCAAGGGTGGTGCCGGTGGTTCGGGTCGTGGTGAAAAACGCAAACAGCAGCGTATGCCACTGAAGATGACGTTCCAAAAGGGCAAGGGTAAAGGCGCGTCGGCGGGTGCTGCCGGCGGCGGGAGCGTTGCGGTTCGCGATTCATCCAACGGTTCCGGCACGTCCAGCAATGGAAGCGCGGCGGCCGGCTATGGAACCGACGGGGGCAGCAACGGGGACACCTTCTACACCATCCACAACAACGAG CTTGATCAGCACTCGTCGAACTCTTCCGATGGACATTCGCACCGGGACTCGTCGACGGGTGGCCGGAAGGCACACAGCCGATCTCATACAACTG ATGGTGTCAACCTATCGGACAGCGTTGGTGAGAGCTCGGCGGTGGACAAAGCCATTCAGAAGTCGCTGGTCATCCCGGAGAAGGCGTCCTCTTTCAATGTGCACCCGGAGCGGCTCTGCCAGGACCAGTGCTTCTACTGCGGTGGCAAGTTTGGCCTGTACGACACGCCCTGCCACATCGCCGCCATCAAATCGACCGAGCGCCAGCAAAAGATACTTCTTG cCGAATCCAAAATCACTCTCGACAGTTGCCTGTGCGATGCGTGCTTCCGCCATGTTGATCGTAAGGCGAACTATCcttcacaaaagaaaaagacgGCTTCCAGCggcccgcagcagcagcaaaactcTGCCTCCACCGGCTCCTCGTCGACGTCGGCTTCCGGTGGCAACACCTCGCAGTCTACCGTCTCACCGATAGTGATCAAGATGACCACCAACAAGGACGGTTCGACTAGCATCACCGGCCAGCAGCAGaatcatcaccaccaaccgATGGTGATTGACGATGGTAGCGGAGTGCCCGGTGCTGGCAATGCGCGCGAAATCTGTGCCGTACGCCAGTGCACGGCCCATGCGATGCAATCGCTCCGCCGCAAATGGGTGCTCAAGATGAAGCGTAAAATCGGCAAACAGTTGGACATTAATCTCGAGCAGGCGGCCCGGGCGACTACGGAAAACATCTCCATCTGCAACCGGCACTACGAGCAGATCAGCCACCTGATGATATGCGCCATGTGTACGAAACCGCTCCAGAGAAACCACGTCTACCATATGTATAAT AATATTCCTCAATTAGAGCGCCTGCTTCAGCAGCAGGGAATCGACATCAGGCTGAGCAGTTCGGAGCTGGTCGTGTGTAAATTATGTAGACATTATGCTAATTTGATGTTTAAGCCACCGGATCCAAAATCACAGAAGGCTCAATTTATTAAGAATTACAAACGAAG ATTATGTACGGCCCGGCAGCGTGACGTGAACGAGCTGAGCGAGCTGCCTTTGGAGGTGGAAGTACAAAGTGTCGACTCGCTAGACGGTTTGACGAGCGATGGGGTGGCGCCTGCCCTCTCGACGGTGGACATTGTCATCTCGGACGGCGAGGACGATGATGTCGAGGATGATGAGGTGGAAGAGTACCGGGACCCcctgcagcaacaacaacaaccgctGAGTCAGCAAAAGCTGGCGAAAGTTAGTGAACTGTTTTCGATGGGTGAGAACTCGGTTTCGTTGCGACGCCGGGGCAGCTCCCGGAAGTCGCCGGATGTGAGCATCATTGAAAAcagtggcagcagcagcagtagcagcagcatggCGCAGATGAGTGACCGTCTGGGAGAAATCACCATCATACCGACAACGAAGACCTATGCCGCCTCAGCGCAGCACCAGAACCAACAGCAATCACGGGATGATAACTTCGACATGACCCGCGCGCTTAAGTCGAACCCGAACATTTCGATGCGGGAGTTGTTCCCGGGCGAGGAGGAATTGGGCATTCACGTGAACATCCCGTTCAGCTCGTCGACGGCGCGTACTCCCGAGGGTTGGACGAAAGTTACCTCCACCATCCAGTACGACGATAACACCCGTGCCCTCTGGGATGAGTTGCAGAAACCGTACGGCAATCAGTCCAGTTTTCTGCGCCATCTGATCCTGCTGGAGAAGTACTTCCGCAACGGTGATCTGATTTTGTCACCGCAGGCGAAAACCAGCGCTACTACCTACTCGGAGGCGGTCCAGAGTCGGTTGCGTTCGTTCGACAACGTGCCGACACTCTCGTCACCACCGGCTCTTGCCTCACTAACGCCGGCCAACGTAACGCATCAGGATAAGACAAGCAACATTTTCCAGCAGTTTAGCAgtgccaccatcaccatcgttCCGGCATCGAAAGCCCGCGCCCGGGTGCCTTCGTCTTCTGCTACCAACGCCGGTAcaggcaacagcaacaactcATCCGATGGCGCTTCTCTCTCTACGGTCGGTCCGGTGAGTTTGCTAAAGTCGAACAATTTACGGCCGAGCGGCAGCAGTGACAAGGCGTCCGCTAACAGTTTGAAACGCAAGCTTTCGAACGAAGGCAAACCGGTTGCGGCAACGGCAGTCGCGATCCCGCCGAACTTCGGAACTTCCGGTGGCGGAATTGTATCGAAGGTGGCTAAACTGGACGAACCTAAGGCGGCCTCTTCGGCGCCACCGGAACTGATTAGTATCAATCGAAAGTCGAACATACCGGTAACCACCGTTCCTACCGCCAGCCTAGTGGCGTCCACTTCAGGCGCAGTCCCTCCTCCACCGCCGTTGAAGCAGCAGTCTCTACTGCAGCAACCGACGGCGAtgcagcagcagtcgcagGCGAAACGATCACCACCGTCATACGCCGCCAGTACGTCCACAAATGCCGGCTCCCAGCAGGAACAGCAACGGGAAATCATTCAGATGCCGGAACATTTGACAGAATCGGAGCGCGAAGAGGCGACTGCTAAACCGTGGCGTCCAACGCTGCTTCCTATTGCACCCGGAGCGGTCGAGAGTCTGAAGTACGGCCCGCTTTATCAGACGGCCGACGGGCGTCTGCTGCCGATGCTGGTGCAGGTTATGTCCGGTGGTAAACCGTACCACATCTCGATCGACGATTACAATCGGATGTGCATTCTTCGGCGCGAGAAgttgctgcagcagcaacacaacaacaacaacacacagtCAACGACGGCGGCGATGGCGACAGCGGCGACGGCTGCTACGATATCGACGATGGCCACCAAACGTGCCCTGCAAGCTCCGGGAATAAGACCATCCGGTACCTCTGGCACCACAGCAACTGGTGGTACCTCTTCGGCTGTTAGTTTGCTTCCACCGGCACTTCGATTGTCGGTgccttcggtggaaaactccccCATCGGCACCGGTGTAACTACGATTACGCCCGCAACAACTAGCACGCGACTCGTGCAGCTACCGAATCAGATTCTGGAGCAAAACTCCCTCATTCCGATCGCCGGAAGTAGTCGACTCGGTTCGGCCGGTAGCGCACAGCAGAAACAGCATAGTAGTAGCagcggcagcaacagcagccttACGGTAACCATGACGACCGccatcaacagcaacaacctATCAAAATCGGCGAcgagcagcagtagcagcaacgCTGTAAAACCACTTACGCTTCCCAACAGTACCACCGTCTACCCGATGGTCATCTCGGCCAACACAATCTCACTCCCGTCGGCCTCGACGGCATCCTCCTCCACCTCATCATCCTCCGCGTTAGCGTCCATTGGTTCCGCCGGTGGTCCGTTGGGGATGATGTTTTCACAGGCGTCCTCGATTGGGCGTTCGAACGCTTCGGCGACCTCGCTCGTACTCACCCAGCAACACCCGACGACGGCGCCATCGCTCACCAACAATACGGTGAACTTGTccgtcaacagcagcagcagcaacagtagcaGCGGCAACAACCCGCTCGACCTGCTGCTGAAGGGTGGCAGCCACGTGACCCAGTCCCAGCTGCAGGCCttcgctgccgccgccgccaacgGCAACGCCACGGTCACGGGCACACTGTTGGACAACTCGCCCGCCCAGCTGCTGTCCAAGATACCAAAATCGTTAACTGTGATACCACAACAGAAACAAAGATCAATGTCGCGCGTTTCCTCGCACGAGGACCAACACAGTGCCTAA
- the LOC131272481 gene encoding uncharacterized protein LOC131272481 isoform X1 yields the protein MVSSMDVESSKQSCDNHVILSQSAVSQKSIDLDLSIKSPTSPTAAHCTILEQAAGASLVSSPPPVSSTTVITSTIVAVSPVGSNASTTKNNANDTDLAKKAMKLDLVDATTTGNLRTNWNPVASISTASSSTSVNASAASTATHSSTSTSAVTTTTAIIMKHHHHKLKERTFSDEVGSPKSPASTTGGVGIDRSALVLTHQNSLTLQVEVVDDRKALRDALYQGIFHRHRRTIFAVGSFLRMLKSRNSSYNTIRSSSEGEDDTR from the exons ATGGTTTCAAGTATGGATGTAGAATCAAGCAAGCAAAGCTGTGATAATCATGTCATATTGTCGCAAAGCGCCGTTAGTCAGAAATCAATCGATTTGGATCTCTCGATTAAATCCCCCACGTCACCAACGGCGGCTCACTGTACGATCTTGGAGCAAGCAGCGGGTGCTTCTTTAGTTTCATCTCCACCGCCTGTGTCGTCAACCACCGTAATTACCTCTACGATCGTTGCGGTGAGTCCAGTGGGAAGCAACGCTAGCACCACGAAGAACAATGCAAACGATACGGATCTGGCCAAGAAGGCTATGAAATTAGATCTGGTAGATGCAACCACGACCGGTAATTTGCGAACGAACTGGAATCCGGTTGCTTCGATCAGCACGGCCTCTTCGAGTACAAGTGTAAATGCCAGTGCCGCTAGCACCGCCACCCATTCCTCGACATCCACGTCAGCTGTAACGACGACTACAGCGATCATCATGAAGCACCATCATCACAAGTTGAAGGAGCGCACGTTCAGCGATGAAGTTGGTTCGCCGAAATCGCCTGCATCGACAACAG GTGGAGTGGGCATTGATCGTTCTGCACTTGTGCTAACCCACCAAAATTCACTAACGCTGCAAGTAGAAGTAGTCGACGATCGCAAAGCACTAAGGGATGCACTCTACCAAGGTATTTTCCATCGTCATCGCCGTACGATATTTGCCGTTGGTAGCTTTCTGCGTATGCTGAAAAGCCGCAACTCATCGTACAACACGATTCGCAGCTCATCTGAAGGTGAGGATGACACCCGTTAG
- the LOC131272481 gene encoding uncharacterized protein LOC131272481 isoform X2, whose product MVSSMDVESSKQSCDNHVILSQSAVSQKSIDLDLSIKSPTSPTAAHCTILEQAAGASLVSSPPPVSSTTVITSTIVAVSPVGSNASTTKNNANDTDLAKKAMKLDLVDATTTGNLRTNWNPVASISTASSSTSVNASAASTATHSSTSTSAVTTTTAIIMKHHHHKLKERTFSDEVGSPKSPASTTEVVDDRKALRDALYQGIFHRHRRTIFAVGSFLRMLKSRNSSYNTIRSSSEGEDDTR is encoded by the exons ATGGTTTCAAGTATGGATGTAGAATCAAGCAAGCAAAGCTGTGATAATCATGTCATATTGTCGCAAAGCGCCGTTAGTCAGAAATCAATCGATTTGGATCTCTCGATTAAATCCCCCACGTCACCAACGGCGGCTCACTGTACGATCTTGGAGCAAGCAGCGGGTGCTTCTTTAGTTTCATCTCCACCGCCTGTGTCGTCAACCACCGTAATTACCTCTACGATCGTTGCGGTGAGTCCAGTGGGAAGCAACGCTAGCACCACGAAGAACAATGCAAACGATACGGATCTGGCCAAGAAGGCTATGAAATTAGATCTGGTAGATGCAACCACGACCGGTAATTTGCGAACGAACTGGAATCCGGTTGCTTCGATCAGCACGGCCTCTTCGAGTACAAGTGTAAATGCCAGTGCCGCTAGCACCGCCACCCATTCCTCGACATCCACGTCAGCTGTAACGACGACTACAGCGATCATCATGAAGCACCATCATCACAAGTTGAAGGAGCGCACGTTCAGCGATGAAGTTGGTTCGCCGAAATCGCCTGCATCGACAACAG AAGTAGTCGACGATCGCAAAGCACTAAGGGATGCACTCTACCAAGGTATTTTCCATCGTCATCGCCGTACGATATTTGCCGTTGGTAGCTTTCTGCGTATGCTGAAAAGCCGCAACTCATCGTACAACACGATTCGCAGCTCATCTGAAGGTGAGGATGACACCCGTTAG